Sequence from the Romeriopsis navalis LEGE 11480 genome:
CACAGCAATTAACAGTGCCCAAGTCAGACGCCCCACACGGGAATTCGGAATCGTACATGGATCAGTAATCATGAACAACGCAAATAAAATTAGCGAACCATTCATCATCCGATGTGCCCACACATCCCAAGTCCAGCCAAGATAGAAATTCCGCCAGGCTTCTAAGCCCAGATAAAAGCCCAAAAACGCCGCCGTCGTATCCCAGCGCCCAACCTTACGCAACACCAATCCCCCGGCAGCCAGAAACACCGCCACAAGCCAAAGCGACGCCCCCCATTGGCCCGGCGACACCCAGGCATCCGGAGTCAGGCATAACGCAAAAATAATCCCCGCATTCGCCGGATTAAACACGTGCTTTTCACGCACTCGAATCACGAATTTCGAACCAATCGCCACCATGCCGGCGATCGCCATCGTCCACGGACTCTCCACCCGCAACAATAAACACAGGCCCAACGCCGTAATCATTGGGCTATAGAGCATCGAAATATCCCAGGACTGCGCCGGTTGCACCAGGTTTAACGCCATAAGTTGCGTGCCAAGACACATACCAATCACAGTCAGCAGATGCGTCCACTGCAACGTCCAATCCCGTGCCAGTAAACCCAGCATCAAGAAACAACTCAAAAATCCAATCTGATACAGCCGGGCATCCAGCTGTATATCCACCTGTGTATTAACCGTCATAGAACAATTCACCGAGCGAACGCAGCATCGATTGCTCTTGAATTATGGCAATCCCGTTCGGTAAACCGACCCCGGTTTCAAATTTTGCAACCGCCCATTTAGCAACGCTGTTTATTGCGCGGCGGGGTCGCATCGGGATACATCGTCACGATGCCCTCCGCCGTTTTGACAAACACAATTTCAAAGGAATCAGCCGTATCATCATCCCGCACCGTATACAAGCAAGACTGCGTCCCCGCCGATCGTCCCACCGGGAAATGCTTAAAGGCCCATGTCCCATCACGCAGCAGCTCTTCCGCATTGCTGACGTAGGCATAGCCCTTTTTCGTATCGCGAATTAGCTGATTGCCCACCCGCACTTCAACGCCGATCGTATACACCTCGCCTTCTTGGACTTCCTCTCGCTTTTGGTTATCGGCTAAGCGGCCAGCCAGTCCCTGCTCTTGCAATTGGGCATAGCGGCCCACGTAATGCAAACCCCCAATTTCACCCCCTTTTATATCCCCACAAAAAATATGCTCAAAGCCATAATTCACCGTCCAAATCTGC
This genomic interval carries:
- a CDS encoding RnfABCDGE type electron transport complex subunit D, with the protein product MTVNTQVDIQLDARLYQIGFLSCFLMLGLLARDWTLQWTHLLTVIGMCLGTQLMALNLVQPAQSWDISMLYSPMITALGLCLLLRVESPWTMAIAGMVAIGSKFVIRVREKHVFNPANAGIIFALCLTPDAWVSPGQWGASLWLVAVFLAAGGLVLRKVGRWDTTAAFLGFYLGLEAWRNFYLGWTWDVWAHRMMNGSLILFALFMITDPCTIPNSRVGRLTWALLIAVLTFVLRNVFFVNTAVFWALFVMAPLTPLFDRVFVADRFNWNQGDDASAVGAELVSELKSIERSVA